In Rhodopirellula islandica, a single window of DNA contains:
- a CDS encoding DUF1559 family PulG-like putative transporter — MTAGPSLRNAFTLVELLVVIAIIGVLVGLLLPAVQAAREAARRMSCQNNLHQMGIALHNYHGIFNQLPSGWLADDTDHHEPGWGWAAAITPQIEASNVYETIRFGMAIEEDENQQARESSIPSYMCPSDPLETLFFIAEAHGDGDGHEHAHSSSLDDDHDDDDHDDEHESGHNVDDGDEFLFQIAKSNYAGVFGTFDIHEDMYHGDGLFYGNSRHRFRDVLDGLSQTVMVGERNSRLGGSIWQGLIPEANAAASRIVGAADHTPNSDVGHFEDFSSYHAAGAQFILSDGSVRMLSQFIDLEVYHALVTRANYEVIQADTF; from the coding sequence TTGACTGCCGGACCCTCGCTCCGAAACGCATTCACACTCGTTGAATTGCTGGTTGTCATCGCCATCATTGGCGTCCTCGTTGGCCTGCTGCTTCCCGCCGTTCAAGCCGCCCGCGAAGCGGCCCGCCGGATGTCGTGCCAAAACAACTTGCACCAAATGGGCATCGCCCTGCACAACTACCACGGCATCTTCAATCAATTGCCCAGTGGCTGGTTGGCGGATGACACCGATCACCATGAACCCGGCTGGGGCTGGGCCGCCGCGATCACCCCGCAAATCGAAGCCAGCAACGTCTACGAAACCATTCGCTTTGGGATGGCGATCGAAGAAGACGAGAACCAACAAGCTCGCGAATCGTCGATCCCCAGCTACATGTGCCCGAGCGACCCGCTCGAAACTCTGTTCTTCATCGCCGAAGCGCACGGCGACGGCGATGGTCACGAGCATGCTCACTCAAGCTCGCTGGACGACGATCACGATGATGACGACCACGACGATGAACACGAGAGCGGGCACAACGTGGACGATGGGGATGAGTTTCTCTTCCAAATCGCCAAGAGCAACTACGCCGGCGTGTTCGGCACGTTTGATATCCACGAAGACATGTACCACGGCGACGGGCTGTTCTACGGCAACAGCCGCCACCGTTTTCGCGACGTCTTGGATGGGCTGAGCCAGACCGTGATGGTCGGCGAACGCAACAGTCGCCTGGGTGGCTCGATTTGGCAAGGGCTGATCCCCGAGGCCAACGCCGCCGCGTCTCGGATCGTGGGCGCTGCTGACCACACGCCCAACAGCGACGTCGGGCACTTCGAAGATTTCAGCAGCTATCACGCTGCCGGTGCCCAGTTCATCCTCAGCGACGGTTCGGTCCGGATGCTTTCGCAGTTCATTGACCTCGAGGTCTACCACGCGTTGGTGACCCGAGCCAATTACGAAGTCATCCAAGCCGACACCTTCTGA
- a CDS encoding 5-formyltetrahydrofolate cyclo-ligase: MSAFDPMSEEQEKLAGLKQAIRIAALAARREQADKDGCSHAITDAVMQLPAYQSAKCVMWYIDVRAEVRTRHALPAAIESGKQVIVPYCVEGELELFHLESMEELSEGAYRILEPREELRGVESKRVAVKDLDLVLVPGVGFDRRGGRIGHGKGYYDKLLGNVRSDSRLIALAFECQLFDTIPVQPHDVYMDMVVTEKQLYQGVGRSLRGSEIRSR; the protein is encoded by the coding sequence ATGTCCGCTTTCGATCCGATGAGCGAGGAGCAAGAAAAGCTCGCTGGTCTCAAGCAAGCGATCCGAATTGCGGCCCTCGCGGCTCGTCGAGAGCAGGCCGACAAGGACGGTTGCAGTCATGCGATTACCGACGCCGTGATGCAGTTGCCTGCGTATCAATCGGCGAAGTGTGTGATGTGGTACATCGATGTGCGAGCAGAAGTTCGAACTCGGCACGCTTTGCCCGCGGCCATCGAAAGCGGCAAGCAGGTCATCGTTCCGTACTGTGTCGAGGGCGAGTTGGAGCTGTTTCATCTGGAGTCGATGGAAGAACTTTCCGAAGGAGCGTACAGGATTTTGGAGCCTCGCGAGGAACTGCGCGGCGTGGAATCGAAGCGAGTTGCCGTGAAGGATCTGGATTTGGTCTTGGTTCCTGGAGTTGGCTTTGACCGGCGTGGTGGCCGGATCGGGCACGGCAAAGGCTACTACGACAAACTGCTCGGGAATGTCCGGTCGGATTCGCGTCTGATCGCGTTGGCGTTCGAGTGCCAGTTGTTCGACACGATCCCAGTGCAGCCTCATGACGTTTACATGGACATGGTTGTCACGGAGAAGCAGCTTTACCAAGGAGTGGGCCGCTCACTGCGAGGCTCCGAGATTCGTTCGCGGTGA
- a CDS encoding rhamnulokinase, giving the protein MSSPEASSREVQFAGPVHLAVDLGASSGRVIAGGMEEGRLELVETGRFVNRPVKVQDAMLWNHLQLWQDIQDGLRDAAGRAQSDWAQATIASVGVDTWGVSFGFVDPRDQIAGPVWHYRDARHRGMVEKICEIVPRETIFQETGMQFMDINSLCQLIAAKQNGDSVFETAESFLMMGDLFHWLLSGERSIEASNASTTQLLNPATQTWSTKLLDGFGLPRSWFAEPTPAGTTIGTVQSSVAMETGLHDVPVILPATHDTASAVLAVPAEGFAPASPDWCYISSGTWSLMGVEIPQPNVSPLCAELNFTNEGGVRGSTRLLQNIGGLWIYQQIRAALDRQGNTPSWAEMTQAAAGAEPFELLVNPDDPALVAPDNMIDAICGLAGRTGQRVPTNNGVLFRGALEGLALRYRMCLQHLESLTQSHIQTIHIVGGGSLNALLCQMTADACGRRVVAGPVEATAIGNILMQMIGSGSLHSIDEARQLVRHSFPTQTYEPQQTDRWDEPAAKFATFFE; this is encoded by the coding sequence ATGTCATCCCCTGAAGCATCCTCTCGCGAAGTTCAGTTTGCTGGGCCCGTTCATCTCGCGGTTGATCTGGGGGCGTCCAGTGGACGTGTGATCGCCGGCGGGATGGAGGAGGGGCGGTTGGAGTTGGTCGAGACGGGACGGTTCGTCAATCGGCCTGTGAAGGTCCAGGACGCGATGCTTTGGAATCACCTGCAGTTGTGGCAGGACATCCAGGATGGCTTGCGGGATGCCGCAGGGCGGGCTCAATCGGATTGGGCACAGGCCACCATCGCGTCGGTGGGGGTGGACACATGGGGGGTGAGCTTCGGGTTTGTGGATCCTCGCGATCAGATTGCTGGCCCAGTTTGGCACTACCGCGACGCCCGGCACCGCGGGATGGTTGAAAAGATCTGCGAGATCGTTCCGAGGGAAACGATCTTTCAGGAAACCGGCATGCAGTTCATGGACATCAATTCCCTGTGCCAACTGATTGCGGCGAAGCAAAACGGGGATTCCGTGTTTGAGACCGCGGAATCGTTCCTGATGATGGGGGACTTGTTTCACTGGTTGCTGTCCGGGGAACGGTCGATCGAAGCCAGCAACGCATCGACGACCCAGTTGCTGAATCCTGCCACGCAAACTTGGTCCACCAAGTTGTTGGACGGCTTTGGTTTGCCTCGCAGTTGGTTTGCGGAGCCCACCCCTGCTGGGACGACGATCGGCACCGTCCAGTCCAGCGTCGCGATGGAAACCGGGCTGCACGACGTACCAGTGATCCTGCCCGCCACCCATGACACGGCGTCGGCGGTGTTGGCGGTTCCTGCGGAAGGTTTCGCGCCGGCGTCACCGGATTGGTGCTACATCAGCTCGGGGACTTGGTCGTTGATGGGAGTCGAGATCCCTCAGCCGAATGTGTCGCCGCTGTGTGCGGAATTGAACTTCACCAACGAAGGTGGTGTCCGCGGAAGCACGCGGTTGCTGCAGAACATCGGCGGGCTTTGGATCTACCAGCAGATTCGTGCGGCACTTGATCGCCAAGGCAACACGCCGTCTTGGGCGGAGATGACCCAGGCCGCTGCCGGTGCGGAGCCGTTTGAGTTGTTGGTCAATCCGGATGATCCTGCACTGGTCGCACCCGACAACATGATCGACGCGATTTGCGGGTTGGCCGGTCGGACGGGGCAGCGGGTTCCGACGAACAATGGGGTTCTGTTCCGAGGTGCCTTGGAAGGGCTCGCGCTTCGATACCGAATGTGTTTGCAACACTTGGAGTCACTGACTCAGTCGCACATCCAGACCATTCATATCGTCGGTGGCGGTTCGCTCAATGCGTTGCTGTGCCAGATGACCGCCGATGCTTGTGGACGCCGGGTGGTTGCTGGTCCAGTCGAGGCCACGGCGATTGGGAACATTTTGATGCAGATGATTGGAAGTGGCTCGCTGCATTCGATCGATGAAGCTCGCCAGTTGGTGCGTCATAGTTTCCCGACGCAAACCTACGAGCCTCAGCAAACGGATCGCTGGGATGAGCCCGCTGCGAAGTTCGCGACTTTCTTCGAATGA
- the purL gene encoding phosphoribosylformylglycinamidine synthase subunit PurL gives MPLWQIDIHPAPGQIDRLGEQTAREIHELGLGDDLLIAAARGYLIQADIDQASANEIASTLLADSITESVAVGHPGKDASQVEADLSEAPESLMELLAERGIESEPHLVHVMPKPGVMDPVAASTQGALADSGVEGSTVKTFRKFWIAGVDEAQLETICRRALSNDSIEAFVIGPLMMDRLDVGSEGEFELVHVPIRELDDAGLEKLSKEGQLYLTLVEMQTIRDHFVELGRDPTDIELESVAQTWSEHCSHKTLAGRIHYKGPGADGTPGGDERQYNNMLKETIFEATQTIRRSLGDDDWCVSVFKDNAGIVTFDEQDHVCFKVETHNHPSALEPYGGANTGIGGVIRDPMGTGMGAKPICNTDVFCFAPPDVSPEELPPGVLHPRRVIQGVVSGVRDYGNRMGIPTVNGAVYFDERYLGNPLVYCGNVGIIPVGMEDKEVKPNDLIVAVGGRTGRDGIHGATFSSAELTSESESLSGGAVQIGNAITEKMVLDVLMQARDRGLYNAVTDCGAGGFSSAVGEMGEELGAEVWLDKAPLKYDGLTYTEIWISEAQERMVLAVPQERWDELRELCESEGVEAAAIGRFVPTGRLQLNFHGQTVGDVAMSFLHDGRPPVIRDAIYEPPQAKPLSIGDRNAAANSETLLKILGSYNVASKHWVIRQYDHEVQAGSVVKPLVGPQCDGPGDAAVVRPKLTSRRGLVISCGMNPHYGDFDTYHMAASAIDEAMRNAVAVGADPSKIAILDNFCWGYTDRAETLGSLVRAAIACQDLAVTLGTPFVSGKDSLNNEFSFFDDKNEKQTIAIPPSLLISAMGQIDDVSKSVTMDAKEAGNVIFLVGDTHRELGGSHYGLVENEPGGAVPEVDANLSKKTFATVHQAIQARLVRSCHDLCEGGLAVAAVEMALAGGLGMELDLASVPREQPSNDGVQTAAALSAAEVLFSESNTRFLIECAPESAEALAKIFADSGISLTQLGEVTESDQFTVRDGSTVVLETDIASAKSAWQAPLDW, from the coding sequence ATGCCGCTTTGGCAAATCGACATTCATCCTGCTCCCGGTCAGATCGATCGACTCGGCGAACAAACGGCTCGTGAAATCCATGAACTTGGATTGGGCGACGACCTGCTGATCGCGGCCGCACGGGGATACTTGATCCAAGCTGACATCGACCAAGCTTCCGCCAACGAAATTGCATCGACGTTGCTGGCCGATTCCATCACGGAATCGGTCGCCGTCGGGCACCCCGGCAAAGACGCTTCGCAGGTCGAAGCGGACCTGTCCGAAGCTCCCGAATCGTTGATGGAATTGCTGGCAGAACGCGGCATCGAATCCGAACCGCACCTGGTGCATGTGATGCCCAAGCCCGGTGTGATGGACCCGGTCGCGGCCAGCACCCAGGGCGCGCTCGCCGACAGCGGTGTCGAAGGCAGCACGGTCAAGACGTTCCGCAAATTCTGGATCGCCGGCGTCGACGAAGCTCAACTCGAAACGATCTGCCGCCGCGCCCTGTCGAACGATTCCATCGAAGCGTTTGTGATCGGGCCGTTGATGATGGACCGTTTGGATGTCGGATCCGAAGGCGAATTTGAATTGGTGCACGTGCCAATTCGAGAACTGGACGACGCCGGACTGGAAAAGCTTTCCAAGGAAGGCCAGCTCTACCTGACGCTGGTCGAGATGCAAACCATTCGCGATCACTTCGTCGAACTGGGACGCGACCCAACCGACATCGAACTCGAATCGGTCGCTCAGACTTGGTCGGAACACTGCAGCCACAAAACATTGGCCGGCCGAATCCACTACAAGGGCCCTGGTGCCGATGGCACGCCCGGCGGCGACGAACGCCAGTACAACAACATGCTCAAAGAAACGATCTTTGAAGCGACCCAAACCATTCGTCGCTCGCTGGGCGATGACGATTGGTGCGTCAGCGTGTTCAAGGACAACGCGGGCATCGTGACGTTCGACGAACAAGACCACGTGTGCTTCAAAGTCGAAACGCACAATCACCCGTCGGCACTGGAACCTTACGGCGGAGCCAACACCGGAATCGGTGGCGTCATCCGTGACCCGATGGGCACGGGCATGGGAGCCAAACCGATCTGCAACACGGACGTGTTCTGCTTCGCTCCACCGGACGTCTCGCCTGAAGAATTGCCACCTGGCGTGCTGCACCCCCGCCGCGTCATCCAAGGCGTCGTGTCCGGCGTTCGAGATTATGGCAACCGAATGGGAATCCCCACGGTCAACGGCGCGGTCTACTTTGACGAGCGTTATCTCGGCAACCCGCTGGTTTACTGCGGCAACGTCGGCATCATTCCCGTTGGCATGGAAGACAAGGAAGTCAAACCCAATGACTTGATCGTCGCGGTTGGCGGACGCACCGGACGAGACGGGATCCACGGGGCAACATTCAGCAGTGCCGAACTGACCAGCGAATCCGAATCGCTGTCCGGTGGTGCCGTGCAAATCGGCAACGCGATCACCGAAAAAATGGTCCTCGACGTGCTGATGCAGGCTCGCGATCGCGGCTTGTACAACGCGGTCACGGACTGCGGTGCAGGTGGCTTCAGCAGCGCCGTTGGCGAGATGGGCGAAGAACTCGGCGCCGAAGTCTGGCTCGACAAAGCCCCGCTCAAATACGACGGTCTGACTTACACCGAGATTTGGATTTCCGAAGCTCAAGAACGAATGGTGTTGGCCGTTCCCCAAGAACGCTGGGACGAACTGCGAGAACTGTGCGAAAGCGAAGGCGTCGAAGCCGCCGCGATCGGTCGCTTTGTTCCAACCGGCCGACTGCAATTGAACTTCCACGGCCAAACGGTCGGCGACGTCGCCATGTCGTTCCTGCACGACGGACGTCCGCCCGTGATTCGCGATGCGATCTACGAACCACCTCAAGCCAAGCCGTTGTCAATCGGCGATCGCAACGCCGCAGCCAACTCCGAGACGCTGCTCAAGATCCTGGGCAGCTACAACGTCGCCAGCAAGCACTGGGTGATCCGCCAATACGATCACGAAGTCCAAGCGGGCAGCGTCGTCAAACCCTTGGTCGGCCCGCAATGTGACGGCCCCGGCGACGCTGCCGTCGTGCGTCCCAAACTGACCAGCCGTCGTGGGTTGGTGATCAGTTGCGGCATGAACCCGCACTATGGTGATTTCGACACGTATCACATGGCCGCTTCGGCGATCGACGAAGCCATGCGGAACGCGGTCGCGGTCGGTGCCGATCCTTCCAAGATCGCGATCCTGGACAACTTCTGCTGGGGATACACCGATCGAGCCGAAACGCTGGGGTCGCTCGTCCGAGCAGCGATCGCTTGCCAAGACCTCGCGGTCACGCTGGGCACGCCCTTCGTCAGTGGCAAGGACAGCTTGAACAACGAGTTCAGCTTCTTCGATGACAAGAACGAAAAGCAAACCATCGCGATTCCGCCCAGCCTGCTGATCAGCGCGATGGGGCAAATTGACGACGTCAGCAAATCAGTCACGATGGACGCGAAGGAAGCCGGCAACGTGATCTTCCTGGTCGGCGACACGCATCGTGAACTCGGCGGCTCGCACTACGGTTTGGTCGAAAACGAACCTGGCGGTGCGGTCCCAGAAGTCGACGCGAACTTGTCCAAGAAGACTTTCGCCACGGTCCACCAAGCGATCCAGGCTCGACTGGTCCGCTCCTGCCACGACCTCTGCGAAGGTGGCCTGGCGGTCGCCGCGGTCGAAATGGCTCTGGCCGGCGGATTGGGAATGGAGCTCGATCTGGCGTCTGTCCCTCGTGAACAACCCTCCAACGACGGCGTGCAAACCGCCGCGGCATTGTCGGCCGCGGAAGTGCTGTTCAGTGAATCCAACACGCGATTCCTGATCGAATGTGCACCCGAATCAGCCGAGGCACTCGCCAAGATTTTCGCGGACTCTGGGATCAGCCTGACCCAACTAGGCGAAGTCACCGAATCCGACCAATTCACCGTCCGAGACGGGAGCACCGTGGTGCTGGAAACCGACATTGCGAGCGCAAAATCAGCCTGGCAAGCCCCCCTGGACTGGTGA
- a CDS encoding outer membrane protein assembly factor BamB family protein, giving the protein MKRSISRQSIHLSWTFGLAVVFLGFSACRKSTPVEEVSISDSGVALQIRETPAVDLPWPQWRGPTMDGRADDAAPPTTWDESTNIAWQANVPGRGHSSPIVIGDQVVLGTADDAKQQQMLVSFDLETGEEKWRRVIHEGNFPSAREVHNKATNANGTPASDGELIVTAFLNQERIFVTAVDLNGEVVWQTDVGAFGSKFGYAPSPVLYQSFVIIAADNFGGGYLVALDLESGEIAWRRSRGDASSYSSPMIANVGGMDQLLITGGDRVASYDPATGEPRWETPGIAEATCGTIVTAGDRIFASGGYPDKQTACFSAEGEEIWSDRTALYEPSVVTNGTSLFGVTDNGVAMCWSNDDGSVQWKERLGGNFSGSPVLAGGNVYVSDLSGNHYVFAATGDDYQLISKNRLGSDCYASPAVLADSLLLRIGFGEGGSRKERLVKITEGL; this is encoded by the coding sequence ATGAAACGATCGATCTCACGCCAATCCATCCACCTGAGTTGGACCTTCGGGTTGGCGGTCGTGTTCCTCGGTTTCTCTGCTTGCAGGAAGTCCACGCCGGTCGAGGAGGTTTCGATCAGCGACAGCGGAGTGGCTTTGCAAATTCGCGAGACGCCCGCGGTTGATTTGCCTTGGCCGCAGTGGCGTGGCCCAACGATGGACGGGCGAGCCGATGACGCGGCGCCGCCCACAACTTGGGATGAGTCGACCAACATCGCTTGGCAAGCCAACGTTCCCGGCCGCGGTCACAGCAGCCCGATCGTCATCGGCGACCAAGTTGTTCTGGGGACGGCGGACGACGCGAAGCAACAACAGATGCTGGTTTCGTTTGACTTGGAAACGGGGGAGGAAAAGTGGCGACGTGTGATCCATGAAGGCAACTTCCCGTCCGCGAGAGAAGTTCACAACAAAGCCACCAACGCCAACGGCACGCCCGCCTCGGACGGCGAACTCATCGTCACCGCGTTCCTGAATCAAGAACGCATCTTCGTCACAGCGGTCGACCTGAACGGCGAAGTGGTTTGGCAGACCGATGTGGGGGCCTTTGGATCGAAGTTCGGCTACGCTCCCTCCCCCGTGTTGTATCAATCCTTTGTGATCATTGCGGCGGACAACTTTGGTGGCGGGTACTTGGTGGCGTTGGATCTGGAATCGGGCGAGATCGCTTGGCGCCGGTCTCGAGGGGACGCCAGCAGCTATTCCAGTCCGATGATTGCCAACGTTGGCGGGATGGATCAGTTGTTGATCACTGGAGGCGACCGAGTTGCCAGCTACGACCCGGCGACCGGCGAGCCTCGCTGGGAAACGCCCGGGATCGCCGAAGCCACCTGCGGCACGATCGTGACGGCGGGCGATCGGATCTTTGCATCGGGCGGTTACCCCGACAAACAAACGGCGTGCTTTTCTGCGGAGGGCGAAGAGATTTGGTCGGACCGCACGGCTCTTTATGAACCTTCGGTGGTGACCAACGGCACCAGTCTGTTCGGAGTCACCGACAATGGTGTCGCGATGTGTTGGTCCAACGACGATGGAAGTGTTCAGTGGAAGGAACGCTTGGGCGGCAATTTCAGTGGATCGCCGGTGTTGGCGGGGGGCAATGTGTATGTGTCGGACCTGTCAGGCAACCACTATGTTTTCGCCGCCACGGGGGACGACTACCAACTGATTTCAAAGAATCGTCTCGGATCGGATTGTTACGCCAGCCCCGCGGTCTTGGCGGATTCGTTGCTGCTGCGAATTGGCTTCGGTGAAGGTGGCTCGCGAAAAGAACGCTTGGTTAAAATCACGGAAGGTCTTTGA
- a CDS encoding sulfatase family protein, which yields MSNRQCSRFLPVALLLFVASPALADAKPSEPTKSRPHIVMAFADDWGCYASAYAKHFPGTASEVISTPKFDSIARDGVLFTNAFVSAPSCTPCRSSLMSGQPFWRCDKASILLGAVWDFSLPAYPLLLEESGYRIGHTYKVWSPGRPGNAPYGGTRTASNKAGSKFNGFSQFVMKAEDRDAAKAKLFDEVRQNIRNFLDADNDGTLDGDSPICYWFGPTNTHRKWVAKSGHELWGINPDDLKGKLPAYLPDVPEIREDFADYLGEAMAFDAALVVLDEELQRLGIADDTLLVVSGDHGVPGVSRGKCNLYDFGTHVPLAVRWPNGVGHSNRVVTDFVSLPELATTFLEVASVEAPASMIARPITPLLTSDKSGRIDPSRDAVFTGRERHVATAREGAKPYPQRAIQSDDWLYIVNFEPERTPMGDGPELDADASEFPSEEELREITFAAYPDLDASPTKAFVALNREKYPEAFDFMVGRRPRIEMYDLKSDPDCLNNLAGHSDHAETEKQLHDRLIGELKRTGDPRMSEPVIFEHGMFVEPVGPGKKKKQPAAPKPKK from the coding sequence ATGTCGAATCGGCAATGTTCCCGTTTTCTACCTGTCGCTTTGTTGCTGTTCGTTGCCTCACCGGCACTGGCTGATGCAAAGCCATCTGAACCAACGAAGTCACGGCCACACATCGTGATGGCGTTCGCGGACGACTGGGGCTGCTACGCGAGTGCCTATGCGAAGCATTTTCCAGGCACCGCCAGCGAAGTGATCTCGACTCCCAAGTTCGATTCGATCGCTCGCGACGGGGTGTTGTTCACCAACGCGTTTGTGAGCGCACCGTCGTGCACGCCCTGCCGAAGTTCGTTGATGTCTGGGCAACCGTTTTGGCGATGTGACAAGGCATCGATCTTGCTTGGCGCGGTCTGGGATTTTTCGTTGCCCGCTTACCCGTTGTTGTTGGAAGAATCCGGGTACCGGATCGGTCACACTTACAAAGTCTGGAGTCCCGGGCGTCCCGGCAACGCGCCGTACGGTGGAACACGCACAGCGTCCAACAAAGCCGGATCGAAGTTCAACGGGTTTTCGCAGTTCGTGATGAAGGCCGAGGATCGTGACGCAGCGAAAGCGAAACTGTTCGATGAAGTTCGCCAGAACATTCGCAACTTCCTCGACGCTGACAACGACGGAACGCTCGATGGCGATTCGCCGATCTGCTACTGGTTTGGTCCCACCAACACACACCGAAAATGGGTGGCCAAGAGCGGACATGAACTCTGGGGAATCAACCCCGATGACTTGAAAGGCAAACTGCCCGCCTACCTGCCCGATGTGCCCGAAATTCGTGAAGACTTTGCGGACTACCTGGGCGAGGCGATGGCGTTTGATGCCGCACTGGTGGTGTTGGACGAAGAACTGCAGCGGCTGGGCATTGCCGACGACACGTTGTTGGTTGTCAGCGGTGACCACGGGGTTCCCGGCGTGTCGCGTGGGAAGTGCAATTTGTACGACTTTGGGACGCACGTGCCGCTTGCGGTTCGTTGGCCAAACGGGGTGGGACATTCCAACCGTGTGGTGACCGATTTTGTTTCGCTTCCCGAATTGGCAACGACGTTCTTGGAAGTGGCCAGCGTCGAAGCTCCTGCGAGCATGATCGCTCGTCCCATCACCCCGCTTCTGACCAGCGACAAATCGGGCAGGATCGATCCGTCGCGGGACGCGGTCTTCACCGGTCGAGAACGCCATGTCGCAACGGCTCGCGAAGGCGCGAAGCCTTATCCGCAGCGAGCCATCCAGTCGGATGATTGGTTGTACATCGTCAATTTCGAACCGGAGCGTACGCCGATGGGTGACGGTCCCGAGTTGGATGCCGACGCCAGTGAATTCCCATCGGAGGAAGAATTGCGTGAGATCACCTTTGCCGCGTATCCGGACCTCGACGCGAGTCCGACCAAGGCCTTCGTTGCGCTGAACCGGGAAAAGTATCCCGAAGCGTTTGATTTCATGGTGGGACGCCGTCCGCGGATCGAAATGTATGACCTGAAGTCCGATCCGGATTGTTTGAACAACCTGGCGGGGCACTCCGACCATGCGGAAACGGAGAAGCAGCTCCATGACCGATTGATTGGCGAGCTGAAGCGGACCGGCGACCCGCGGATGAGCGAACCGGTGATTTTCGAGCACGGTATGTTTGTGGAACCAGTTGGCCCTGGTAAGAAAAAGAAGCAACCGGCCGCGCCGAAGCCCAAGAAATGA
- a CDS encoding prephenate dehydrogenase, translating to MPEPSCRSVAIIGLGLLGGSVAFAIRRRWPSVRLTACARSPETREFALDRSIVDEVFETPAAAAEGCDLAVIATPVNRIASLAQALAGQFPELTLTDVGSTKGGLVRELAGTASAKQFVPAHPIAGSEKSGAEHARADLFDDKPIVITPSGEELPQHITAATEFWRATGGRIVTMPAEQHDATLALTSHLPHLLSSLAARQITREMLALVGNGWLDTTRVAAGDADLWTAIVSENRDAILSAIEQSRSDLDTLQTIVHQGDDAALRTWLDTAKQIRQSAQT from the coding sequence ATGCCCGAGCCCTCCTGCCGATCCGTTGCGATCATCGGTTTGGGGTTGTTGGGTGGAAGTGTGGCGTTTGCGATTCGCAGACGCTGGCCGTCGGTTCGCCTGACTGCGTGCGCTCGTTCGCCTGAAACGCGGGAATTTGCGTTGGATCGGTCCATTGTTGACGAGGTCTTCGAGACCCCCGCCGCCGCCGCGGAAGGCTGTGATTTGGCGGTCATCGCGACGCCGGTCAACCGAATCGCATCGCTGGCCCAGGCACTGGCAGGACAATTCCCGGAGCTGACCCTGACCGACGTCGGCAGCACCAAAGGGGGACTGGTCCGCGAATTGGCGGGGACCGCGTCGGCCAAGCAGTTCGTTCCGGCTCACCCGATCGCGGGAAGCGAAAAGAGCGGCGCGGAGCACGCCCGAGCGGACCTTTTCGACGACAAACCCATCGTGATCACGCCCAGCGGCGAAGAACTGCCGCAACACATCACCGCCGCGACCGAATTTTGGCGAGCCACTGGCGGACGAATTGTCACGATGCCGGCCGAACAACACGATGCCACCTTGGCATTGACGTCTCATTTGCCACACTTGCTGTCGTCGCTGGCCGCACGTCAAATCACTCGCGAAATGCTCGCCTTGGTTGGCAATGGCTGGCTCGACACCACTCGCGTGGCGGCGGGGGATGCGGACCTTTGGACCGCCATCGTTTCCGAAAACCGCGACGCGATCCTGAGTGCGATCGAACAATCCCGGTCGGACTTGGACACCCTGCAAACCATCGTGCACCAGGGCGACGACGCTGCCCTGCGAACCTGGCTCGACACCGCCAAACAAATTCGACAGTCCGCTCAAACCTAG